One Cuculus canorus isolate bCucCan1 chromosome 1, bCucCan1.pri, whole genome shotgun sequence DNA segment encodes these proteins:
- the MMP7 gene encoding matrilysin has translation MRYLLLCFAVFLPGSLAFPARLNAGSQNNPGFEIVKAYLDKFFPINPKSRSLTLEERIKEMQKFFHLTITGKLDAETEETIKKPRCGVPDVADYQTFPGSPKWKKTHLTYRILNYTPDLPQNKVDDAIRRAFMVWSNVTPLQFQRIYQQEADIEIAFARREHGDGYPFDGRGNTLAHAFPPGNGIGGDTHFDDDERWSEYNREVNLFLVAAHEFGHSLGLAHSNVPEALMYPVYKYVNPATFRLPDDDKRGIQKLYGKKSSNS, from the exons ATGCGATACCTTCTACTTTGTTTTGCCGTATTCCTACCTGGGAGTCTTGCTTTTCCAGCACGACTTAACGCAGGATCACAGAACAACCCTGGCTTTGAGATTGTAAAG gcaTATCTTGATAAATTCTTTCCAATTAATCCAAAATCACGAAGCCTAACCTTAGAAGAGAGgattaaagaaatgcagaagttttTCCACCTGACTATAACTGGAAAACTAgatgcagaaacagaagaaacaattaaaaagccCAGATGTGGAGTCCCTGATGTAGCAGACTACCAAACATTTCCCGGAAgtccaaaatggaaaaagacaCATTTGACTTACAG GATTCTCAACTATACACCTGATCTACCCCAAAATAAAGTAGATGATGCAATTAGAAGGGCTTTTATGGTATGGAGCAATGTGACTCCACTGCAGTTCCAAAGAATATACCAGCAAGAAGCAGACATTGAGATTGCTTTTGCACGTCGTG AGCATGGTGATGGATATCCTTTTGATGGAAGAGGTAACACACTAGCCCATGCGTTTCCACCTGGCAATGGGATTGGTGGAGATACTCATTTTGATGATGATGAAAGGTGGTCAGAGTACAATCGAG aagtTAATTTATTCCTTGTTGCTGCTCATGAATTTGGCCATTCTTTGGGACTTGCTCATTCAAATGTCCCTGAAGCTCTGATGTACCCTGTGTATAAATATGTGAACCCAGCAACTTTCAGACTTCCAGATGATGATAAGAGAGGAATACAGAAGTTATATG GGAAAAAGTCATCAAACTCTTGA